In the genome of Candidatus Bathyarchaeia archaeon, the window CCTCCGGGGGAGTTGAGGCGTACTGATTCTCTGACCAGGCTAGGCTTACATTACTCGTCTCCAAGAGTTTGTAGATGTCGGCTTTGAACCACGACTTGTTGCGGAATTCGATGGCGTGAACGTACTTCCCGTCTGTCTGTCCGAGAAACGTCTCCAGAGCTTCTTTGTCTTTCTTGTAATTGAATGACGGTGGAAGCTGGATCACCAAGGCGCCGAGCTTTTCACGGAGCTCTGACATTGCCTTGTAAAACCGTTCTAGCTGCGCTTGACTGTCACGCAGTTTTAGCTCGTGGGTGATTTTCTTCGGAAATTTCGCGGCGAAAAGAAAGCCATCGGGAGTGACACGTTTCCAATTGGAAACCATGAAGGGCGAAGGTGTCCGATAATAGCTGGAGTCAATCTCGACCGCGTTGAAGACTTGTGAATACATGCGAAGATAATCAGCAGGCTTGGCGTCCTTAGGATAGAATGGGCCGACCCAGTCCTGGTAGGACCAACCGCTGCAACCGATTCTCAGCTTCTTGGGATCCACAGGCAAAAGGGATTCGGAGAAATGTCTAGTCGCGTCGTTAAAGACTCTTACCTGGGCATAGTTCAAAACATTGGTGTGTTGGAGAACACGATTCCCTGCTGCGTGATCTGGTAGAAATATCCCCTTGAAGGGGTTGGGTTACGTCCGATTTTCAACACTTTCAAGGTACCACCCCTCAGCAAGACCTCTCCTTGTCTCTTCCTCATCTCGATGACTCCGTCGGCGAGGTTTGCGGTCGCGTTTTCCACGTTAACGTCCACGACCTCGGTGTGCAGGACGGAGATTGTTACCGCTCGCGCGATCTGCGTTGCGAAGCGCATTACCTGAACGTACTGGTAGACGC includes:
- a CDS encoding DUF72 domain-containing protein → MDPKKLRIGCSGWSYQDWVGPFYPKDAKPADYLRMYSQVFNAVEIDSSYYRTPSPFMVSNWKRVTPDGFLFAAKFPKKITHELKLRDSQAQLERFYKAMSELREKLGALVIQLPPSFNYKKDKEALETFLGQTDGKYVHAIEFRNKSWFKADIYKLLETSNVSLAWSENQYASTPPEATSEVAYLRMVGDRSITNFGGKQRDQGEVMRKWYTALEEKSSLFKQGFIFFNNHFAGFGPGSVNEFRRLAGLAELDWKELSKESGPLQSSMAEFQK